The genome window GCCAGTCGCTTCGGTGTCTTATGGGAGCACAATTATTCCAGCAATCATGGCAATCTGGATTATGTCCTATATCGAGCGTTTTTTGGAAAAATATTTATGGAAGCCGATTAAACCTTTCATGGCGCCCTTGCTTACCATAATTGTGATTGTTCCACTAACTTTAACGGTTATTGGCCCTGCGATGACTGCTGTTTCTGTTGCGTTATCTAAGGTGGTGTTTTTCTTAAGTGGTAAATTGGGCCCACTTTCCTTAGCCTTGCTGGCGCTGGTGTATCCATGGATTGTTACAACTGGAATGCATTCGGCCCTTGCGATTGCAGGATTAGATGCAATTAACAAAAAAGGTGTTGATCCTCTGACCCGGGCGTTAACCTTGATGCATAATATTACTCAGGCTTCAGCAACCTTAGCCGTGGCTTTTAAAACCAAAAATTCTCAGTTACGGGGCACAGCGATCTCGGCAGGGTTAACAGCGCTATTTGCCGGGATCACTGAGCCATGTCTTTATGGAGTTACTTTAAGATTGCGTAAGCCAATGTATGCTTGTATGGCGGGCGGATTTGCTGGGGGTCTATTTGCAGGATTTCGAGGATTAAATGCTTATGTATTCATGACTCCAGGATTAATTACTTTGCCAATGTGGATTGATCCCAAGACGCCAGGAAATCTAAATAATCTATGGACTGCAATTTTTGCCATGCTCATCGCAGCAACCGTAACATTTGTGATCACTTTAGCTTTGGGATTTGATGATATTAAAGAAAAAAATAATCAAGAAACATAATTTGAAGAAAATATTTTCAGCGATCTGCTAAATATCGTATACTAAGGGGGAGGAGAAATTACTAATGAAGAAAAATCTAAAGATTCCAATGGGTTTTGTTAAGCAAACCAATGATGGTCGAACTGTGATTACTTATGGTAAGGGGCAGCAGCTTTTTTCGATTTTTATTCCCCTGCTTGATGTGGTTGATTGGAGCAATCCAACTTACCGAGAAATTAATTTCGATCCCGACCAAAAGTATGACGTTGTAATCGGTGATTCTGCGATAGGAGCTCAACCGATGAGCGGCTCCGTTAAAGGAGATGTCATTGAAGATGATCTAAATCGTTTGATTAACAATTAGTCGGACGGTTTTTTATTTTTTAGGGTTCGAAATGAATAACATTAGCGGTAAGATGAAATAGCCAATTATCATCGCGCTGATAGCAAAAATATTTGGCACCAAATGTCCGTCAGCCGCTGTAATAGTAAATTGAGCCACCCAATCGAATTTAATCAAAAGCAAGATTGTCATTATAAGAGCAATGATTGGGCAGATTACATCTGTAATGAAGCTTTTTTTGACGTTAGGGAGGGTCGCTTCTTTACTCTTGCCGTAAAAGAAGATAATCACACAAAGTGGCACGATTAAGAATTGGATGAAGCGAGAAATCGAGCTTAAAATAATAATGCTGGTCATTTGGTAATTAAAAGACAGTGGTAAAATAATTGCAATCAAGGCAGTCGTTACAAAAGCTCTTAGCGGAAATCCGTGGTTGCTGCGTTTAGCAAACCAAGCGGGGACTTGCTTTTCCTGGGCCATGGCTTCTAAAATTCGCGGTGTACTAAAAGACGCTGCAACGTTAACCCCAAACATTGAGATTAAAGCACCGACCAGAATTATATTTTGAACGCTGCGATTTTTAAAAATCGCTGCTAATGCAACGACTTCTTTTGTCTTAATTAGCGCTTGGGGATTAATCATCATTGATACAATAATGATTCCAATGTAAATTAAGGCGACAGAAATGATGGCAAAAGGAATTGCTCGTGGCAGATTTTTCTCTGGCTGGTCCATGTCATCAGAACCACTTGCGACACTTTCAAAGCCGGTAAAAGCATAGAAAGCGGCAATTGAAGCCATCACAAAACGTGAAAGGGTTAAAGGCGGAGTGGATTGATTGATGCTGCTAAAATGGTTAGCGCCAGTTGTTATAATTATGAAAACACCAGCGATGATCGTTGTGATTAGGGCAAGTAATTTGCCAATTGTCGATAAATTATTGATTAATTCAAAGAGCCTGGGACCAAAGAAGTTCACAAGCAAAAGAACGATCATTAAAATTCCAAAACAGCTGGTGATTAGTAGTGAGTTTGAATTATTTCCTCCGCCAAGGGAGATAATGGTTTTGATGACAGCAGTCGCCATGACACCCCAAGCAATACTTCCTGCGATATAGCGGGTAATCCCAATGTAAAATCCTACATTTTGGCCAAAAGCCGCTTTTGCGTAAGCGTAAGCAGCACCACTATGTGCTACATACTTGGCAGCAGCGGCAAAAACGATCCCGAGTAGTGCAGCAAAAATCGCTGCACTTAAGTAAACAAGTGGCGCGAATGTGCCAGCTTGGGTGACTACTGAGCCAGGAGAAAGAAATATTCCCGATCCAATAATCGAATTGATCGTTAATAAAACAATTGACCAAAAACCTAATTTTTTCTTCATTATTCTAACCTTTCAACTCAAATTTTTTGCGGATTTTCAAAAAAATGTTAACATGGAAACAACGTTTTGTTCAAAAGGAAAAAATTGTGGAAAAACCTTCTCGAAAATATTCAGAAAAACGTCCTCGTAAAGGGCATTATGTACTCAAAGTTTTACTTTTAATTGTAGTAGTTTTGCTGGGCGGAACCAGTCTTTTTGCGAGTAAGACTTATTTAGATACACGTCATGCGATCAATAAGACCTATCATGGTAAGCCTAATCGCAAAGCTGACAAGCGAATCAAAGAGCGAGATAATTTAAGCATTTTGATTCTTGGAATTGATACTGGCGAGGAAGGCAGAATTGATCGTGGAAATTCAGATACGATGATTGTTGCTACATTAAATCCGAATAAGAAAAAGATGCAAATGGTCAGTATTCCGCGGGATACCGCTGCCCAAATTATGGGGGCTAATGAATTTAAAATGACCAAAATTAACTCAGCTTATAATTTGGGAGGATCTGAAATGGCCAAAGATTCCGTGGCCAGTCTTCTAAATATTCCGGTGAATTATTATCTGACCCTTGATATGAAGGGATTGGAGAAGGTTGTTGATGCTGTTGGTGGTGTTGATGTTGATGTGCCTTTTACTTTTACCAGTGAAGCCACAGGAGGCCAGACGTTCTACGAAGGTAAACGGCATTTAGATGGGAATATGGCGCTAGCTTATGCTCGGATGCGTCATGAGGACCCTGAAGGCGATTATGGACGGCAAAAGAGACAACAACAAGTTATTAAAGCAATTCTTAGTAAAGCAATGTCATTTACTGGTGTGCAGCATTTATCGGATCTTTTAAATTCGCTTTCTGAAAGTATGGCGACTGACATAAGTTTTGATAACATGGTGGGGCTTTTTAACAATTATCGCTCAGCAGCTGATAAAATTTCATCAGATTCACTGAAAGGTCAGACTGCTTGGATTCAAACTCCTGATTATGATTTTCCGCTTTCATTTCAGGTGGTTTCTGATGAAGAGTTGCAGCGGATTTCTGATCTTTTAAGAGACGAACTCGGATTAGAGAAAGAAACTATTAGTAACGCAGAAACTAAGGAAAATGCCCTTAACCCCGAATTTAAATTCGGGGTCGACTACGATCAAAATTATGTGATCCAAGATTTAAATTAAAAAACTTGCCAAGCGCAAGTTTTTTTAGTTTTCTGCCCGCATAATTGAATCGATGATTTCATCAGACTTAAAAGTTTGTTTGAGAAATTCTTGATCATCAGTTGGCAAGTGGAGATTAAAATTAGAAAATTGTTGAAGAAATAATTCCCCTTCATTTAGTTCAAGATCTAAGACGTGTCCACCAATGCTATGATCATCACTTAGAAAATGAAGATGGAATCCGGGCGAAACAGCTCCGGCATAAAGATCAGGTGAGAAGTAGCCGATCAAAGTCCCGCTAACATCCTCTTTTTGATACTCGCGTTGTTTGGCTGCCGTTTCAGTCAGAGTTGGATAAGGCTTTTCTTGCGGAAGAACAGCCCGAGTGTGGATTGATTTAAATTTGCCGACGACGCGCACGGAATAGAAAAGATTAGTGGTATTCATCTTTTGGATGACAGCTCGTTTGAACATGTCGAAATTTAACTGAGCTAAATTGCCAGCGCTTTGATCAGCCAGAAAATGAACATTAGCAAACGGAACCTGCTCATTAGCCTCAACTGTGCGGATTTCGCCGGTTGCTGCAAATTGATACACCTCGTGATTTAGAATAATCAGTTCTCCGTCGAGCCCCGTTAAAGTTCCAATTCCGGTATCGCCGTGAGTTAACAAATCGGCAACAGATTGCGTGCCTTGAAAGAGTCCAGGCACTAGTTGAGCGAGAGTTCCGTGTTGATAGAGAGTTTGATAATCTTTCATTATTTCTCCTTTTTAATAGAATTGATCAGGTAGCATTGCTTGGCCAAGTTCTTCGTTGTCCGAATAATCGACTGGCACATCGACAATTACCGGTCCAGTTTGTTTAAAAGCTTGATCTAAGACAGTATCGAGTTCGCTAGGATCGTTGACGCGAAATCCTTTGGCACCAAAACTTTCGGCATATTTAACAAAATCGACTGGACCAAATTCGACGCCCGCGCTTTGATGATATTTCATTTCCTCTTGGAATTTCACCATATCGTAATACCCATCACGCCAAATAATGTGGACAAGATTAATTTTGAGGCGGACTGCTGTTTCCAATTCCATGGAAGAAAATAAGAAGCCACCGTCGCCTGAAACTGAAACTATCTTAGTCTGAGGTCGCATTAATCCGGCCGCAATTCCCCAAGGCAAAGCAACGCCCAGAGTTTGCATTCCGTTTGAGAATAATAAATGCCGTGGTTCGTAAGAGCGAAAATGTCTTGCCATCCAAATGTAGTGGCTTCCGACGTCAACAGTGACCGTCATCTCGTCAGTTACGTGTTTTTGCAGACTTTGAATAATTGCTAAAGGGTGACTAAATTTACCGTTCATTACTGGCGGGACGTCACGTTTTTGCAATTTATCCTGAAGTCCTTCGAGATAACTCATCGCATCAGGTGCCACTTTATAGCCGCGCAAAAGCGGATTTAGTACCGCAAGCGTTTGAGCAATATCGCCGATCAATTCAGTTTCTGGCTGATAATTTTGGTCGATTTCTGAGGGCACTTCATCAATCACAATAATTTGTGCATCGCGTTCAGCGTTCCAGTTGCGTGGCTCGTATTCAACGGCGTCGTAACCAATGGCAATGACAAGATCGCTCTTTTTTAAAAGCATATCTCCAGGTTGATTGCGAAACAGTCCAACGCGACCAAAGAAGTTCTTCTCTTGCTGATGCGAAATAATTCCTGCACCCTGGAAAGTTTCGACAACTGGCAGTTCGGTGACATCAAGAAGTTCTCGAATGGCTTTAGTAACAGGCTCTGAGGACGCTCTCATCCCTAAAAGAAGCACTGGCAGCTTGGCTTCTTTAATCCGACGGGAAAGGTAAGTGAGGTCTTCGTGACTTGCTGGACCAAGTTTTGGATCTTGGAGCGGTTTGACAACACGACTTTCGATGGGACTGTCTACGACGTCTTGAGGAATGGAGACGAAGCTGGCGCCTTGTTTGCCAGAAGTGGCTGCACGAAAAGCGTTCGCAATGATTTCAGAAATGTTATTAGGATCTTGTACTTCGGCTGAGAATTTAGTGATCGGTTCAAAAAGTGCAGCATTTTGCATGCTTTGGTGCGTAAGACGCAAAAGGTCAGCACGTTGAACTTGTCCAGAAATTGCAACAACGGGATCGCCTTCCGCGTTAGCAGTGACGAGGCCAGTTGCGAGATTCGATGCCCCTGGTCCACTGGTGGTTAAAACTACTCCCGGATGCCCGGTAATTCTGCCAACAGCCGCCGCCATAAAAGCAGCATTTTGTTCGTGGCGAGCCACAATTAATTGCGGCTTGCGAGAATTTTCAGAATAGGTGAGAGTTTCGAAAACTCGATCGATTTTGGCTCCCGGGATCCCAAAAACATAAGGAACATCGTGATTAGCTAGGCTATCCACGACGATATCAGCTCCATAACGCTTATCTGTCATATTTTTGCTCCTTTAATTTATAACTAAATCCATTTTACCATTTTCGGAAATTTTGGCGTCTTTTTTTGACGACTTGGCGGTTAAATTTAACCACTGGTCTTAAAATCACCCTAAAATCTCATGGTGACGCTATAGTAGAAGACATTCAAAAGGAGGCAAGATGGAAATTTTAGAAACAAAAAATTTAAGTAAGGTATACGGCAGCAAAATTGCGGTGAAACAGATTAACCTCCAAGTGCAACAAAGGAGTTTAACGGCATTTCTGGGACCTAATGGCGCTGGAAAATCCACAACGATAAAGATGCTGACAGGGTTATTGAACCCAAGCGGTGGTTCGATTTTATTTGAGGGTCGTCCAACTAATCAAGTAAATTTCTTAAGACAGATCGGCTTGGTTTTTCAAGAGAGCCTGCTTGATGAGCGGCTTAGCGTTAAAGAGAACTTAGTAACACGTGCTCAAATTTATGAAGACGTAAAAAGGCAACGAGTTGATCAATTAATTGAGTTAGTTGATGCCAAGAGTTTTGAAAATCAATTGTATGGGTCATTGTCGGGCGGACAAAAAAGGCGGGTTGATATTGCCCGAGCGCTTCTCAATCAACCAAAAATTTTGTTTTTGGACGAACCTACAACAGGACTTGATATCCAGACTAGATCTTTGATTTGGCAATTATTAGAGCGCTTGCAGCAAGAAGAGAACTTGACCATTTTTCTAACCACTCATTATTTAGAGGAGGCTGATCAGGCGGATCAAATTTATATTTTAGACCACGGAGAAATCATAGCGGCGGGCAGTGCTAATGAATTAAAGCAGCAATATGCGCAAAATAAACTGGTCGTCTGGGCGCATGATTCGAAACAACTTCAAAAATATTTAACAGCGCAACATCTGCATTGGCAAGGCGATGAATTTTTTAAAATTATGATTTCCAGTCCAAAAAGTGCGTTAGAAATTTTGCGGGACCAGGCAGATAATATTGCTGATTTCACGTATCAAAAAGGAACAATGGATGATGTTTTTCTCAATTTAACCGGTAAGGAGATTCGTTAATGATTAGTTTAATCAAAAGAAATTTGAAGATGTTTTTTCGCAGCCCGTCAACTTTGATTCTCTCAATTTTGGGCGCAATGATTTCATTTATTTTGTATCTAGTTTTTCTAAGGCAGACGATCAGTAGTAATTGGAGCAACATTGCAGGCAAACAACAGTTGCTTGATTTGTGGTTGATGGGCGGCACGTTAGCGATCACAGCTTTAACAACGACTCTTTCAGCGTTAGATCAGCTGGTTAACGATAAAGAAAAGAAAACGATCAAAGATTTTTATATCACAGGCTTAAAGCCGTTCGATTTGGCGGCTTCGTACTTTGTCAGCGCAGGCATAATTGGCTTTGTAATGCAGGTTCTGATGTTTTTGGTGATGACAATTTATTTCATGATTTGTGATCAAATCACAATTTCTGTGGCCGCCCTGGTTAAAATCAACATCATGATGCTGTTGGCAGCGTTTTTCAGCAGCGCATTTAACTACGTCTTTGTTCAGCTAATAAATTACATCTCCACGCTTGCCAAAATCGAGGCGACGCTTGGGACGTTGACGGGATTTCTGATTGGCGTGTATCTGCCGATTGGCTTGCTTCCAAATTTTGCTCAAACGATCATTAAATTGTATCCGGGCGCTTATCTGGCTTCGATCAATCGACATATTTTGATTCAGAGCAATCTGCCAGCGAACTTTAAAAAACAAATGGGAATTGGTTATAATTGGCATGGATTAACTACAGCAGGACAGGATTTGGCAATTTGTTTCGGGTTCTTTATCGCTTGCCTAATTTTGATCTGGTTGGTACCAAAAATAAAAAAGGGGTCGGCAGTTTGAAAATCCAACTATCCTTGGATCCGCGCCGAGAAGACGCTGAGGTCGAGCTTGTGGTCAAAGCCCAAGAATATGATGAAGATATTAAGCAGTTGATGGCGTATTTAAAGCAGTATGCGTCTGCAAATCGAGCGACAATTGCGATTAACACGGCAGATGGGATTTCCCTTGTAAAAATTAAGGAAATCGTCTCGGTCGAAGTCAACAAAAATGAAACGACAATCCATACTTTAACGAAGGACTACGTCACGCATGAACGCCTTTATAAATTGTTGGAGCTGCTTCAAGGGAGCGAAATAATTCAAATCTCAAAAAGCGTGGCAATTAATCTGGATCATTTGATTGAACTAAGTGCAGGATTTTCGGGTACGATGGTAGCTAGTCTCACCAATCGCCAAGAATATGTCAGCCGCTCTTTTATTGCGGCATTAAAAAAGAGGTTAGGATTATGAAGAAAATTTGTGCAAAAATTTTGCGGTATCTGTTAATTGGCACGGGGTTTGGTTCAGTTAGCTACCTTTTGATCATCACTTTTCGAATTCAGCCCGATTTACCGACGGTCAAAAATACTTTGAGTATATTGGTGATGAGCATGTTGATAGGACTAGTGAGCTTGATTTTTGAAGTTGATCGAATCTCGTTTCTTCTGGAATTATTGGTCCACTTTTGTGCGACGCTCACCTTAGTCATTGCAATGGTTATCTTCAATGGTTGGGGCGACTACATTTTTCCGCGACCAGGTTTCTGGCTGCTGTTCTTAGGAATTTACGGGGCAGTTTGGTTCGTAATTTCTTTAAATCTGCGGATTAATGCGCAGGAGATGAACGAACAATTACGCAAAAAAAGATCTAATGATTTTTAAATTTATCAACGAGATAAGCTAGCACAACGCCAAAGAATGCAAAGAAAGTTATGAAATAAAGTAAGTACTTCAAAACGAGCGGCATTTCAAAATAGTTGTTAATACTAGATGCGCCCAGAGCAACGAGTACGCAGACGATCAGGTAGAATTTTGGATTTTTGGTCATCATTTGGCGGATATTTTGGTTGGTCGCGCCTTTAATCCAGTATTCACGATCTTGTCGAATCAGAAGACAAAAGTAGATCTCACGCGCGGTTAATCGAGCACCGAGAAAAATTAGCACGATTGCGATAATCAAAGCGCCCACCGTAAATATATTTTGCCGAAAACTGGGAGCAACGAAGGCAACGCCAGCGATGATAGTCAGAATCAATGCTAGATAGGACGTCTTGGGGCTAAAACTGAGCAGAATAAAAGAGCCGTAAACGATTAGAAAGAAAGACATTACAAGATAGAGCGGCTCGTTTTCGTTAATTGGTTCAAGCGGCAAGCCGTTTTGGATCAAGGCATAACTTATAAGCATTGCACCGACGGTGAAGGCAACAGAGGCGACGAGTAACCAAAGCGTCCAGAGGAATTGGTGCTTTAAAAAAGTCGCTTTGACAAAGTCTAACTTGTCGACGAAAATAGTCGCAAACGAAATCCCGCCGACCAAATAGTCAAGCATGCGGGACCATCCATGCGCAGGAGTGTATGAAACAGCGAAAATGGCAAGCACCAAGGAGAACCACGCCAGAATAGTGATGCGACTTCCTTCGTCGTTAAAAATCAGGCGGACAGCGGATTTATTTTGCTTGAGATCATTCATCTTCAATGCTCCTGTTCGTAGGCTTTTAAATATTATACTAAACTTTTACTTTTGATGTGTGTGAGGTAGAATTGTAGTAAATACGAAGGAGATATTATGAAGCAAATACCCCGGATTCAAGACGATTTATATGGCGCCATCAATGGCAAGTGGCAACAAGTTACTGAGATCAAGCCAGACCGCAACACGGCTGGCGCATCGACCGATTTGGAGATCGAGATCGAGCAGCATTTGATTGCTGATTTAAAGGAAACTCTGCCGAAAGTTGGCGATCAGCCGACAGATAATTTCTCTAAGGCAGCTAAATTATTTGATAAGGCGAGAGATTTCAAACGCCGCAATGCTGAGGGGATTAAGCCAGTCTTGGCACGGTTATCTCGGGTACTTGCAATAAAAAATCTGTCAGAGTTTAACGAGCAGCTGCCGAAATTGATGCTTGAAGGTTATGCGATTCCGCTTGAAATCGGGGTGATGCCAGATCTGAGTGATGCGACACGCCACCAGGTGATAGCGATGTCACCGGGAATTATTTTGCCGGATGTCACGACTTACGATGATCCTGAGCAAAGCAGGCCGCTTCTGGCAGTGTATCAGAAGATGATCACCGAACTTGTGGCTTTGACGCCGCTTAGTGCAAAGCAACAAGAGCAGTTTGTCAAAGACACGCTGGCATTTGACCGTTTGATTGTGCCGTTTCATTTGAGTAATGAAGAAATGGCGGAGGTGAAAAATCTTGATCACCCGATGCCTGCGAGCGAATTAGTGAACAAAGTTGCGGAGATTAATCTGCAATCGGTCTTTGAGCAAGTCTTTCCAATTGAGCCGACGATGGTCAACGTTTTTGATTTGAAATTTTTCGATCATTTTGCAGAAGTATTCAATGAAGAAACTTTCACTCTCTGGCAGCATTGGGCGTATGTCAACGAGCTGTGCGCTCACGCAGGATCGCTAAGCCAAGAAATCCGGGAGATCGGTGCGCAGTACAGCATGGCAATTTCAGGGCAGCAGGAGTTATCGCCAGCAGAGCGGCATGCGTATTATGTTGCAAATTCTATTTTTGATGAACCAATCGGAATTTATTACGGCAAGAAATATTTTGGTCCAGACGCTAAGGCTGACGTCACCCAAATGGTCCAAAATTTAATTCAAGTTTACGTCCAACAAATTGAGCGCAACTCATGGCTCAGCGATTCCACGAAGAAAATGGCGATCAAAAAACTTTCGACAATGGAGATCAAGATGGGTTACCCTGATCGTGCTCTGCCGTTGTACGATCAATTTCAAATCAAGTCAGATTTGTCATTGAGTGAAACGCTTGATGAATGCGGTATTCAGTCGATCAAGTACTCTTTGGATCGGCTCGATCAGCCCGTTGACCGCAGTGAATGGGGCATGTCGGGGCAGGTGGTTAATGCCCAATATGATGATTCGTTAAACGATATCACTTTCCCAGCTGCGATTTTACAGCCGCCGTATTATTCAGTTGACGCTTCTTTGAGCGCTAATTTAGGCGGTGCGGGCGCAACGATTGGTCATGAAATCAGTCACGCTTTTGATAATAATGGCGCGCTCTTTGATGAGCTTGGGAACAAGAAAGATTGGTGGCAGCCTGCCGATTATGAGAATTTTGAGAAATACACGCAGGCGATGGTTGAGCAGTTTGACGGCATTCCTTACGCTGGCGGCAAGATTAATGGGAAGCTGGTGGTCAGCGAGAATATTGCCGACAATGCAGGGATCAACGCTGCACTGCAGGTGCTGCACGCCTCAGATAATCCAGATTTTGCAGAATTCTTTAAAAATTACGCCATGTCTTGGCGCACCAAGATTCGACCTGAGCTGGCTCAGATGCTGCTCTCGGTTGATGTGCACG of Xylocopilactobacillus apicola contains these proteins:
- a CDS encoding PTS transporter subunit EIIC, which encodes MMNEKELAKTLLPLVGGAQNIEKSWHCATRLRVVPRNFDLVQQEKIKEVAGVIGLVIQGEQVQIVIGNQVDGVTKEFQNLIEGIDAPSKESAPAKKQNVISRILSAIVGCITPLIPVLVAGGMGKCVILLTKMLHLLSDKSVTYQILLMIFDSAFYFLPVFVALAAAKQFKTNSYLAAMVGCALLNPTFIKLVASGKPLDILGLPVASVSYGSTIIPAIMAIWIMSYIERFLEKYLWKPIKPFMAPLLTIIVIVPLTLTVIGPAMTAVSVALSKVVFFLSGKLGPLSLALLALVYPWIVTTGMHSALAIAGLDAINKKGVDPLTRALTLMHNITQASATLAVAFKTKNSQLRGTAISAGLTALFAGITEPCLYGVTLRLRKPMYACMAGGFAGGLFAGFRGLNAYVFMTPGLITLPMWIDPKTPGNLNNLWTAIFAMLIAATVTFVITLALGFDDIKEKNNQET
- a CDS encoding APC family permease encodes the protein MKKKLGFWSIVLLTINSIIGSGIFLSPGSVVTQAGTFAPLVYLSAAIFAALLGIVFAAAAKYVAHSGAAYAYAKAAFGQNVGFYIGITRYIAGSIAWGVMATAVIKTIISLGGGNNSNSLLITSCFGILMIVLLLVNFFGPRLFELINNLSTIGKLLALITTIIAGVFIIITTGANHFSSINQSTPPLTLSRFVMASIAAFYAFTGFESVASGSDDMDQPEKNLPRAIPFAIISVALIYIGIIIVSMMINPQALIKTKEVVALAAIFKNRSVQNIILVGALISMFGVNVAASFSTPRILEAMAQEKQVPAWFAKRSNHGFPLRAFVTTALIAIILPLSFNYQMTSIIILSSISRFIQFLIVPLCVIIFFYGKSKEATLPNVKKSFITDVICPIIALIMTILLLIKFDWVAQFTITAADGHLVPNIFAISAMIIGYFILPLMLFISNPKK
- a CDS encoding LCP family protein translates to MVEKPSRKYSEKRPRKGHYVLKVLLLIVVVLLGGTSLFASKTYLDTRHAINKTYHGKPNRKADKRIKERDNLSILILGIDTGEEGRIDRGNSDTMIVATLNPNKKKMQMVSIPRDTAAQIMGANEFKMTKINSAYNLGGSEMAKDSVASLLNIPVNYYLTLDMKGLEKVVDAVGGVDVDVPFTFTSEATGGQTFYEGKRHLDGNMALAYARMRHEDPEGDYGRQKRQQQVIKAILSKAMSFTGVQHLSDLLNSLSESMATDISFDNMVGLFNNYRSAADKISSDSLKGQTAWIQTPDYDFPLSFQVVSDEELQRISDLLRDELGLEKETISNAETKENALNPEFKFGVDYDQNYVIQDLN
- the budA gene encoding acetolactate decarboxylase — protein: MKDYQTLYQHGTLAQLVPGLFQGTQSVADLLTHGDTGIGTLTGLDGELIILNHEVYQFAATGEIRTVEANEQVPFANVHFLADQSAGNLAQLNFDMFKRAVIQKMNTTNLFYSVRVVGKFKSIHTRAVLPQEKPYPTLTETAAKQREYQKEDVSGTLIGYFSPDLYAGAVSPGFHLHFLSDDHSIGGHVLDLELNEGELFLQQFSNFNLHLPTDDQEFLKQTFKSDEIIDSIMRAEN
- the alsS gene encoding acetolactate synthase AlsS codes for the protein MTDKRYGADIVVDSLANHDVPYVFGIPGAKIDRVFETLTYSENSRKPQLIVARHEQNAAFMAAAVGRITGHPGVVLTTSGPGASNLATGLVTANAEGDPVVAISGQVQRADLLRLTHQSMQNAALFEPITKFSAEVQDPNNISEIIANAFRAATSGKQGASFVSIPQDVVDSPIESRVVKPLQDPKLGPASHEDLTYLSRRIKEAKLPVLLLGMRASSEPVTKAIRELLDVTELPVVETFQGAGIISHQQEKNFFGRVGLFRNQPGDMLLKKSDLVIAIGYDAVEYEPRNWNAERDAQIIVIDEVPSEIDQNYQPETELIGDIAQTLAVLNPLLRGYKVAPDAMSYLEGLQDKLQKRDVPPVMNGKFSHPLAIIQSLQKHVTDEMTVTVDVGSHYIWMARHFRSYEPRHLLFSNGMQTLGVALPWGIAAGLMRPQTKIVSVSGDGGFLFSSMELETAVRLKINLVHIIWRDGYYDMVKFQEEMKYHQSAGVEFGPVDFVKYAESFGAKGFRVNDPSELDTVLDQAFKQTGPVIVDVPVDYSDNEELGQAMLPDQFY
- a CDS encoding ABC transporter ATP-binding protein, whose protein sequence is MEILETKNLSKVYGSKIAVKQINLQVQQRSLTAFLGPNGAGKSTTIKMLTGLLNPSGGSILFEGRPTNQVNFLRQIGLVFQESLLDERLSVKENLVTRAQIYEDVKRQRVDQLIELVDAKSFENQLYGSLSGGQKRRVDIARALLNQPKILFLDEPTTGLDIQTRSLIWQLLERLQQEENLTIFLTTHYLEEADQADQIYILDHGEIIAAGSANELKQQYAQNKLVVWAHDSKQLQKYLTAQHLHWQGDEFFKIMISSPKSALEILRDQADNIADFTYQKGTMDDVFLNLTGKEIR
- a CDS encoding ABC transporter permease, with product MISLIKRNLKMFFRSPSTLILSILGAMISFILYLVFLRQTISSNWSNIAGKQQLLDLWLMGGTLAITALTTTLSALDQLVNDKEKKTIKDFYITGLKPFDLAASYFVSAGIIGFVMQVLMFLVMTIYFMICDQITISVAALVKINIMMLLAAFFSSAFNYVFVQLINYISTLAKIEATLGTLTGFLIGVYLPIGLLPNFAQTIIKLYPGAYLASINRHILIQSNLPANFKKQMGIGYNWHGLTTAGQDLAICFGFFIACLILIWLVPKIKKGSAV
- a CDS encoding LytTR family DNA-binding domain-containing protein; the encoded protein is MKIQLSLDPRREDAEVELVVKAQEYDEDIKQLMAYLKQYASANRATIAINTADGISLVKIKEIVSVEVNKNETTIHTLTKDYVTHERLYKLLELLQGSEIIQISKSVAINLDHLIELSAGFSGTMVASLTNRQEYVSRSFIAALKKRLGL
- a CDS encoding DUF3021 domain-containing protein, producing MKKICAKILRYLLIGTGFGSVSYLLIITFRIQPDLPTVKNTLSILVMSMLIGLVSLIFEVDRISFLLELLVHFCATLTLVIAMVIFNGWGDYIFPRPGFWLLFLGIYGAVWFVISLNLRINAQEMNEQLRKKRSNDF
- a CDS encoding M13 family metallopeptidase produces the protein MKQIPRIQDDLYGAINGKWQQVTEIKPDRNTAGASTDLEIEIEQHLIADLKETLPKVGDQPTDNFSKAAKLFDKARDFKRRNAEGIKPVLARLSRVLAIKNLSEFNEQLPKLMLEGYAIPLEIGVMPDLSDATRHQVIAMSPGIILPDVTTYDDPEQSRPLLAVYQKMITELVALTPLSAKQQEQFVKDTLAFDRLIVPFHLSNEEMAEVKNLDHPMPASELVNKVAEINLQSVFEQVFPIEPTMVNVFDLKFFDHFAEVFNEETFTLWQHWAYVNELCAHAGSLSQEIREIGAQYSMAISGQQELSPAERHAYYVANSIFDEPIGIYYGKKYFGPDAKADVTQMVQNLIQVYVQQIERNSWLSDSTKKMAIKKLSTMEIKMGYPDRALPLYDQFQIKSDLSLSETLDECGIQSIKYSLDRLDQPVDRSEWGMSGQVVNAQYDDSLNDITFPAAILQPPYYSVDASLSANLGGAGATIGHEISHAFDNNGALFDELGNKKDWWQPADYENFEKYTQAMVEQFDGIPYAGGKINGKLVVSENIADNAGINAALQVLHASDNPDFAEFFKNYAMSWRTKIRPELAQMLLSVDVHAPAELRTNVPVPNFPEWYEAFDVKPTDRLYRKPEDRLIIW